GCTCCTGTTGAGGTAGTAGAACAAGAAGAAGAGATTGTTGAAGAGGTTGCACCGGTTTCTAAACCCAGAACTTCTACGGCAACGACTCGCTCGGAAAGAATCAACGCTGCACAAGGTGAAGATGCAAGCCGTCTGAAACGTTACAGTGTTGTTATCGGTAGCTTCAAGAACAAGACAAACGCTTACTCTTTGAAAGAGCGTATGCAGAATGCAGGCTACAATGCGGTATTAGGTGAAAACGAACAAGGCATGTTGCGCGTAATCGTTGCCAGCTTCGATGATAAAGCTGATGCAGCCGACAGCCGCGATGCTATCAAAGCTAAATATGCTCCTGATTTCCAGGATGCATGGTTACTTGAAAGACAGTACTAATATACTTTTTATAAAATAACATGGAAAGGGATCGACCATATAGTCGGTCCTTTTTTTATTCTATCTAAGATACTATAAACCAAAAGGTCCGGAGATACCGGACCTTTCAACCAACCTAAACTAAAAACCTAAAACTAACCATCTTTTTGCCTTAAACAATAAAAAACCTATACATACATGAATTATCTTTCTTATTCGTAAACCGGCCATGCTCCTTTATTGGAACAAACGAAAGCCGCAATTTTCACAGCATGTCGATGAGCTTCTTTCAATGTGCCGCCATTGAGCAGTGACATAATCAAAGCGGCTGAAAAGGCATCTCCTGCACCTACCGTATCTACGACCTCCACTTCGGGTATCGGCAATGTAGACACTTCATCCGGCGTATAAACCGTACTGTAAGAGGCTCCTGCCGTAAGGACAACCATTCTCAGATTGTACTTTTCCATGAACCAGATAGCTATTTCATCTTCCGTACCGCTCAACCCGAACAGCTCTTTCAGCTGGTTCATCTCATCACTATTCATCTTCAGTACGTTGGATAGATACAATGACTCTTCTATCAATCCCTTATTATAATAATGCTGACGCAAATTTATATCGAACAAACGATAAGCCGTATCCGGTGCAAATGACAGAATAGCCTGAATCGTTTCACGCGATTGAATCGAACGCTGTGCCAATGCCCCGAAACAAATAGCATCAGCTCTTTCTGCCAAATCGACGGCATCCGATGTAGGCGACATATGATCCCAGGCAACGCGTTCTGTAATCGTATATTCCGGTATCCCGTCTTCCTTCAGATCGACCTTGACCGTTCCTGTCGGATAAGGGACTTTTTCAATCAGGTATTGAATAGAGTTTTTATCCAGTTCTTTCAGGATATCGACTCCGTCTTCATCATCACCGATGGCGCTGACAGCATAACCTTCTGCTCCTAAACGGGAAGCATGGTAAACAAAATTGATAGGCGCACCACCTGCTGTTTTACCAGTGGGAAGTAAATCCCATAAAAGTTCACCTATACCGACTACTACCGGTCTTTTGCTTTGTTGCTTCATCTGCTCCATGGTCTAAATAATTCTTTTAATAATACAAGATTGTTACCCCTTGAATTTCGATAGTGCAAAACTAGGGAATGCCATGGAAGTAAACGATAACTCATGCTACAGAAAGAATAACGCTCGTTACATAACAAGTTTATTTACAGAGTCCTTACACTTTAGTTACACGAATGTAACAATTGTTATCCTTTTTCCTGATATTCGGTGGGTGTAACAGTATAGGCAGCTTTAAAACACTTGGAAAAATAAGGAGGAGAACTAAAACCGGTAGCATAAGCGACCTCATTCACATTACGACCTTTCTCTCTCAATAAAGCAGCCGCACGCTTCAAACGATAGTTACGGAGGAAGTCTGTCGGTGTCACACCAGTCAGCTCCTTTACTTTCCGATACAGGTGTACGCGCGACAGACCGAGCATATCGCTCGCTTTCTCTATGCTGAAATCGGAATCGGGATAGGCCTCTTCGATCAGCGCCATGAACTTACGCATGAATACATCATCCATGCTTTCCGTTTTACCGATCTTCAGGTCGGAAGCGGCAGGTGACTGAAGTTCCTGCGCGAAGGCATTTCTCAAACGGGCACGTTCTTCCAGCAGGCGGACAATGCGAAGTTTCAGTTCTTCGATATGGAAAGGTTTCTGAATAAACTCGTCGGCTCCACTGGCAATGCCGT
This is a stretch of genomic DNA from Parabacteroides chongii. It encodes these proteins:
- a CDS encoding SPOR domain-containing protein is translated as MNKIWLFGAAISMVLAFGSCKPKQSAYKAAYEQAKEKESTAPVEVVEQEEEIVEEVAPVSKPRTSTATTRSERINAAQGEDASRLKRYSVVIGSFKNKTNAYSLKERMQNAGYNAVLGENEQGMLRVIVASFDDKADAADSRDAIKAKYAPDFQDAWLLERQY
- a CDS encoding carbohydrate kinase family protein: MEQMKQQSKRPVVVGIGELLWDLLPTGKTAGGAPINFVYHASRLGAEGYAVSAIGDDEDGVDILKELDKNSIQYLIEKVPYPTGTVKVDLKEDGIPEYTITERVAWDHMSPTSDAVDLAERADAICFGALAQRSIQSRETIQAILSFAPDTAYRLFDINLRQHYYNKGLIEESLYLSNVLKMNSDEMNQLKELFGLSGTEDEIAIWFMEKYNLRMVVLTAGASYSTVYTPDEVSTLPIPEVEVVDTVGAGDAFSAALIMSLLNGGTLKEAHRHAVKIAAFVCSNKGAWPVYE